From the genome of Rhododendron vialii isolate Sample 1 chromosome 10a, ASM3025357v1:
CCGGTgtaattcaacctagtacgaAAGAACTGTTGATTTGCAAGATTATAAGTTTCGCACTTTGTTGAAAAGTCCAGCAGCATGAAACTATAGTGCGCAGGCTAACAGCACATGAAGAGACGATGAGAAAGAGTGAGACTTGGGGTAGACAGCGAGCGATTACTATTGCTTTTGGAGCACCGTCACATAACTAGGTTTCTGGCCCTTGCTACAACACACATGGTGCCATTGAGGTATGATCGAGGTTTGAGACATACACTTTTTGGTGGAATCCACTCAAAtgcatatttaaaaaaaagtccCGGAACACTACGAGACGGTGCAAAACAACACATAGTAATAGTTTTCTGATGTTGCTAGGGCTCACAAGATAGCTAGAAAAGTCCCATCAGTCTCATTCCCATCTCAGACCACTCCAAAGATCTTGTTGTCAGACcagaaggcaaaaaaaaaaaaaaaaatactataattGTTACTGGTTTGAGAAGAGATAGAGTGATGAAAGTTTTGATCCATTCACTTCCACACTACAACCTAGAACCATGTCCTAGAGATAAAGCCTTATCTTCATTATCCATCTCTCTCATCAGTTGCATGCCCATCACCCATCCTCCAATCACCCATCACTTCCACTTTCAATATTGTCCACCATTTTCTTGTATCCATTCATCTCCCATCTCCACCTTGATTAATGATTAAGAGTTTTTGGGTTGCAGATTTTTTGAATTCCAAAAGTCTACGCACGACTTTGAAACACAATTCCAGATACAATTGTATCTGACTGTGGACTCATGTGCATCGAACGATCGAGACACAGTTGTGTCCTGATCAAGTTTTGTTTAAAATGGTGTACATAGAATTTCTCTTTAGAATTTTAGTGCCACAAATAGAACAACTAGATTAAGGAAACACACCCAAGGGTTGCTCCAGTGGTAAGGACGAATGACTGACTTTGAAAGTACTCCCCTTGATCAGGGGTTCGTTTCCCCACCAGGTGAGTATCCTGATAGTAATTAGTGGGGGGTCGTGACTGGTGTGGCTACGCTAATTTGCCCCGAGGTTTGGGTTGAGCAGTTGGGTCCAATTGTGGCTCGGCTATAGAGCTGTTcctcggttataaaaaaaaactagattaaGGAAAGGTAGAGAACCATGTCATATCTAAGAAAATCTCACCCTTTTTGTAAGacatttgttttcttgatttAATAGCgaatttaagcagtttttttttttttttttaatgttagcAATATAGTACATTCTCAGATTTGTCAAACAATTTTTCCACGACATTATGCAGCTAATTTGGTCTTTTAAGATAATCGATATATAAATAGGCTGGTGTAGATGAAtggtaaaaaacaaaaaaaaaaatctttatataACTAATAATCTCGATGTTTAGATTTACGTCTAATTTGTGTGCGCATGCGTGAGTGCGAATGTGAAAACATCTTTAAAATATATCAAAAACTATTAAAATTTGCAGGGCGAGAATTAAAAGCGCCGGTAAAATAGATTAAATGCATGCATCTGACCGCTTTAGGGACGTGGGGAAAAATTATTGCATGCATCGGGCCACTTTTCCTTGTAACATGCATGCATAGATTGTGACCTATTTGCCACAATaaagtcttttattttattttatttttttaaaatggtaGCATGTGTTAACAATAAAGTCTTTGGCTTGGGATTTGATCGAGTTCGACTATCATCAGTGTGCTatcaattccttttctttttctttcttttttttttttataatcaaatgTCTGGATTAACTTGCATGTATACACCTCGACTAGTTTCGGGACTTTGAAATTAACAACCAGACAAAACCTCCGGTGGTCCcaagatttggaatgtttgactTCTGCGAGATTCGAACACATTCGCCTCATACAAAGTATTTGATTTCTCATGTTCATTTGGCCAAACCATCTGCGTTTATGCGATCGATTCCTTGTTGGGCAGTCCATGCATACACGGTTTTACCTCAATTTTAATTGGATCTGCTAGTAGATGACGGTGAAATTGGTCCCCCAACTTAGTCAATCCAAACCGGCCGGATACCGAGtgataaagaaaaatgaaacacTTTAGGTTTCTccacaaaatataaaataaaaaaagacctAATCGATCTGCATGGCAAGCGAAGAAGAAGCTCAGGTTTCTCAAGCTTTCGCTTTCATTATCTCATGCATTCAGTGGCGGAGGGACATAGAGACAAGGGTAGGCAGTCGATCCTACTGACTATCAAATTTTCATAGAGATAGGTATaatttttacccaatttttattaatttgaccccactttaaaatttatttttgccccAGTCCATATAAGTGTTTTGTACAAAAAGGAGTCAAGCTAGAATCTCTATCCACAAAATTCGCAAAGGTAGTGCTAGTTTGTTCGTtcctcaaaacaaatcaaaagttTCGTTCATGAATTACACATAGTTCAAATTTTCGATCTCATTATAAAAAATTCTGACTCCGTCACTGCATGCATTTATGGGATGGGGTTGTGAGGGGATTTTGAATGAGTGGCATGATAATATCCCATTTTTATAAACTACTCCTTATAAAGCCAAGCCAAGTCTGTAGCCCATTGGTGCCAATGTCGACCAACGGCTCGTGCCTcagtacctctctctctcctctatcccaattctctctcctccaccagAGAGCCACCACCAACACCGCCGTATTCCGACCTCCAGTTATAACCGCTAGGCTTAACTCTACCGCCTCTCCTCCTCCCCCGGTTCTCATCCGAAGCAAACCCGTTTTCGCTACCGCTGCCCCCATTGTCACCCCCTCTAGGGTATATTAccatcctctctctccctcttgcaTTTTATGCGGAGCTGTGTTGAGGCATTTTATAAGAACAGAATTAACTATTACATTTGGtgcattatatatataattagcAAGGAATATACAAACTTTGACAAGTTCTTGTCTCACGGATGAAGATCGATCTTGATTTCGCTCTTGTGAATATGTACACGTACTTGTATTAATAGTATATGCATATCGCCCATATGATAGCTGGACTGGACATACAGTTataatttggaaaataaaataaaaacggaattTTTCTATGTTGTTTCTAAGCCCTCAACCCTCCCGCGTTGAGGTTTTTTCGAGCTTTTTGTTATTAGTAGAACTATAGATATTTGTCCATTACATTACACCCCATCAAATTTCCACAAAAATTAGGGAAAACTAGGCATTGTCAAATATATATGTTGCATTCATATATATGTTTTGTAATCATATTTGGTTGTACATACACATCGTTGAAACATGAACTCGGGAAACTAGGCATTAATGTCAAATATATTATTTACACATATCGTCGAATATATTGTGAGGTTCCATGAGAATGATCACGATCGATAAAcaagaaaaagcaaaagagagagaaaagtaaagaaaagaaaagtcaaACCCAAATGATAGGAAAGCAAAAGCAATGCTTGTGACTCGGGAGTTTGTTACTGTAGTATGGAGGATTTCGTTATGGATGATGGAGGATTTCGTTATGGATGTCTCCGGGGGCGTTTTTAGTTTTTATATTGACACCTATTTAATAGTATCTATAGATTATTGTTTGTTGATTTGCAGAGAGAAGATATGGGGAGTTCATACGAGGAGGCCATTGTAGGACTCAAGAAACTTCTCAGGTGACTTGCCTCTCATGAGCCATACATGGAatatattcattttttattggcCACTAGTGACGACTCTAGAAATTTTGTCGCATTGGTAATTCAAATTCGTTTTCCTCACGAGTCCAATGAAATTAAACCAATACATCTTTGGACATAGATTTTCGAACACAGATTTGGACACAAATATGTCCAAAATTGTTCGATGCATGCACGTGGGCCTCACATAGCACACGTAAAATTCATACACGTACATTGGACTGCTATGGACGCATCTATATCTGGATCTGCGTCCAAAGTGTTTCTATCGACGAAAAAAATCAATAGATGGCCCCAAATATTGTTTCCATTGGGTTGAAGAAATCATAAATTTTTGGATGTAATTTTTATGGACAGTGTGAAGGGTGAGCTTGCACCAGTAGCAGCGGCAAAGATCCAGCAAATAACAGCCGAACTGACAACCGCTGGGGCCACCAAGGATTCTTTTAACCCGGTTGAGAGGGTCAAAAACGGCTTCATTTActtcaagagagagaaatatgagTGAGCAAATCTTTTACTCCTCCccgtttcttctttttcccgatcgaatttcgatgatccgagctactcaatgtaatcaaaatgtgattttaagggtactagagaaatcagcaaaaaaaatgaccagaaatgacttgatttaagcagttttttattgaaccgtttaataaaaaattattcggatgaagtccttcccgatctttttttgttgttgaatttagtttccttaaaatcatattttgatcacattgagcggcttggatcatcaaaattcgatcagaaaatgggagaaatgaagaGCTctacattttaactaaaatgttGTGGTCCTCGTTTGAAACGGACTATGCATGAATGTGTGTATACACACACGGCACTTCTAGTGACGGATTCCGCATGCTTTTCGCGTGCAGACTTCTAATCTCTGGCTGTCAGACGCAAAAAGCTTGCGGGATCTCTCTTATGTATATATCGACTAATAAATGTGTCGTTTTTATATTTGGAAAACATGATTTTCTTACGAATAAATAAACTCTAATTTTTGCAGGAAAAATCCAGTTTTACATGCCGAACTGGCCAAAGGCCAAAGCCCCAAAGTACGTGATTGAATGGCTATCATTGATTCTTcctcaaaaataaatttgggttatagaaatggaaattgattttcgcgttTTACTTTTTACGTGAAGTTACCAATAACTTCATGAGCAAAATGGAGCGTTGTCATTAAAAaatggagcgcgaaaatcaaaatcctataGAAAATGGTACATTAATTATGGAATACTACTAATAACAGTTTAGGATATTTTGTGCGCGTAGGAAAAATATTAAGAGTGCTCCAAGGGTTTCTATTTAGAGGTGGGAATTTCCGACCTGACACAAAATTAGAGGGTCAGGATTAGCTATTTCTGACACGGTACACGAATATGACAAGACACAATAATAAAAGAGCTAAACAGGTCGGGTTAGGATTGAGAGAATTTTGACACGAATGTGAACACGACGCAGGATTTATGAaaggacacgataacacgacacgaaccggacacgaactTAGCGGGTTAAGGTCCGCTATTTCTAATACgaaacacgaatatgacacgacaACACGGAAAGCTAAACAAGTCGGGTTTGGATTGAAAGAATTCTGACATGAGATGACACGATATGATGCCCACTCCTATCCCTATCACCACAGATTGAGTCTCATATCAACCCCGGACGAATGTCTCTAGAGCGTCAGGAGCACTTATCTAAGCAAATGACGCGTCTTGACACTAATCGGACCGTCCAGATTTCAGCCGTCCATTATAACACTATCGACAAATCCAAACTATTACTAATTGTCTAGATGGACGATCGAGATTTTGGAGTATACGTGCGTACTGTGAAATTATACATAGGTTGTGTATCGCATCGTTGAGTGATGAATTAGCATGCGGCGCGCAGTTTATGGTGTTTGCGTGCTCGGATTCGCGGGTCTGCCCGTCGCACGTACTGGATTTCCAACCCGGGGAGGCTTTTGTGGTCCGGAACGTTGCCAACATGGTCCCTCCTTATGACAAGGTAACTTCTTACCAAAAACTACAGGGACggtgctgtgcagtggtgtACGTAGCACCGTGTTGCGTACCTCTGAGCTTTTGGATCGTGTATCtgacggctcagatctcatctcggcaatgaacggctctcgatcatTGGTTGCCAAGATGAGATCTAAACCGTCGGCTCTCGATCGTCGGATACACGATCCGACAGCTCGAAGGTGCGTGCACCTCACAGCACAGTACCAATCCGAAGTACTACATTGCCCTTCTCCTATATACTTGGAGGTATTTGTAGTTGAATTCCATGAATTACTacaataattttatttatttttttaaacattagTAGCTGGATTACTTGTGAATTTATCGAAATgggtttttcttgtcttttcttttcttttctttttctttttctttttctttctgtaTGGTGCAACAGGTTAAGTACTCTGGAGTTGGTGCAGCCGTCGAGTACGCTGTTCTTCATCTCAaggtgaactttttttttttccattttcttttttgatatctCAGCCTCTCAGGCGTCCAGGCCAACTTACGCATGCTTGGTGTTATATACTTGGAAAATGATACGCAAAGTACAAATCCATATAGAAAATTGACCTAGAATTAATGGTGAGATAGTGGCTTGTTTGATTAAAGTGAAGTAACTTCAAAATGCCTTAAATCATTCTGCACTGACTGATGAGTACAAAATTTGTGTTGTTCAATCATCGTCTTTGTTCGCCCCGTAAGATTTGAAGCCACAAAATTGACGTTTTTCAGTAATCATCGCTAGATAATATTGTCACCAGATGATATACCCTTTTACTCGGTGTAACATATAGCGAACAGGAGTGATTTACGAGTACACAAATGTGGAAGTAATTGGGAAAAGTTGTGATGAATTGATCCACAGGTAGAGAACATTGTGGTAATTGGGCATAGCAGCTGCGGTGGGATAAAGGGGCTTATGTCATTCACATTCGACGGCACCTCCTCTACGTAAGCACTGCATTCGTATCTCTCCGGGATGAATGCAATGTTGTTCGATGTACTGGATTCATCCTGGATAAATACTAACTTGTATCGGTAGATGTACTGTTTTGTGAATAAGGAAAGCCACTTCCATCTCTTTAGACAGTTTCGCCTCAAAAGCGAAAAcgctttttgttttctgattgACCTTAGATTGACATCTCGAAGATGCACTTGTAATTTCTTCCTCTTTGGCTGTTTGAAATATGCAGTGATTTCATTGAGGACTGGGTCAAAATCGGTTTACCTGCTAAGGCCAAGGTTAAAGCAGAATGTGGGGATGCGCCACTCCCAGAACTATGTGCTACCTGTGAAAAGGTTAGTTTTTGGCACCCCATCTCGAACcaattgataagtttcttaaagCCGGAATTATGTGGTATGGTTCAGCAACGGCAACCATCCTCGATTTTTGATGTATGTAAAAATGTGATGCAGGAGGCGGTGAATGTATCGCTCGGAAACCTGCTAACTTATCCATTTGTGAGAGATGGGTTGGTGAAGAAAACTCTCGCATTGAAAGGCGGTTACTACGATTTCGTGAAGGGATCTTTCGAGCTATGGGGGCTCGAGTTTGGCCTTTCTCCCCCCCTCTCTGTATGAAACATCAATCTATCGTCGGTGATCCCTTGTTTTAATTTGTCTcctaacctctctctctctctctcttgcaaatgTATTCTGTATTTAAGTTGAGCATAAATctacaagaaataaaaatggaGATCACCAATGGCACCTTTCCATACCGAATTCACCACACaattcttcttttcattttctttttcaacactgcaattttcttttctttctttggtagGTAAAAGATGTTGCAACTGTACTGCATTGGAAGCTCTAGGGACAATGCTTAGAGGCCATCCTTGCAGAGATGAGAGGCTCTCTCCATTATATTTGTCCATATGAACAACTTAAGTAATGCAGAATTCCAATCTACTTAGGTCTTCCTCAGTGCTTTCCAAGTACATAATAATAATGGCAAAGCCTTTCGACATCGATATTTTTGTGTTGCTATCTTCTAATATGAAATGACGCAAGTGATCCGATGACCGTGATGGGTTAAatgttaagaaaaaaaaacccaacttgGGCACCATACAATCAACTTTGTTGACAAAATACTACTGTAACaagtcaaaaaattactttcgcTTGAGAAAAACATGCCTCAaactattggagatgctctaaccatACAAAAAAAGGAATTCCTGATTGGACGATGAAAACTGCAAAACCTGATTAACTGGAATCATCATAAAGTTTGACTAGAAAAATGGACTGTGTGTGTCCTTGCCTTTCTCTTTACCTATACAAATTCATAGGCAAATCATGATCCGAACACTTTTACCCTTTAACTCAAGGCCGAAGGGTGCAAACTGCAAACTAAACTCTTGCCTTCCAGCCGTAACTAACTGGACAGTCACATCTCCCAGCTTCGCAACATTTCCACTCGAGGTTGATGAGGGAAGCAATGTGACGCACATTATTTTCGGATCGTTGTGTTTGAAGATCCCAACTTTCAGAAAAGTAGAATactgtatatgtatgtatagatGCAGGAAGCATTGGATCGACTGTTAAAAGTTGCATCCATTTCACAAATACACAGGCCATGTAACTCAAGGGAGCCCTTCTTTCCTGGTCACGTCCTTAGTGATCCTTTGTACTGGCAGGGAAAAACATATTGTAACAGTTCCATCGAATCACTTTTGCTCGCATCATTGTACACAATAGCGGGAATATGTACAACGCCCATATTTGTGAAACAATTAATACACAGAATTCAATATGCAGTATTCATGTCTGCAATCTGTATGGTATCTGGATTTCCATGCTGTTTTCATTTGAGCTATTATGATTCATTAGGCTTTGGCTCGAGCAATACTGGGATCTTCTCAATGTGATCACCTCGTAGCACTTCAACAATCACCTGGGCGCAAAGAAgattgaatatatatattaaaacaTTGCATTTCGTTTGACCAGAATTCTTACATAAGAAGTTTATAATTTCAATTTCGACATTATAGCAATCTTCTAAGCCATGTCGAGAAGATCCTGGAATCAGCCTTAGTAGCCTGATTATGATTTATGGTGAGATGCAGTCAGCTGAAGACTAAAATCAGCGTGGTCTCCAAGTAGATGTTTCTGACAAAGTGTCCCAGCTACTGTGGTTAAGGCAATGTCGTGTATCTACTAAATTACTGAAATACCTCTGTGAATAATACCGCGAACAATCTCAAAAGGTAAAATTAGCGCGTACCTTTTCACCCACTTTACACTGGTCAAGAATTCTGTACAAGTCACTCCCATTAGTGACCTTCTTTCCATTTACTGATGTTATAATATCCCCCAATATGAGCCTGCCGTAGGCATCACGTTTAGTAGGGAGCAGGCCCTGCAGGAGAAAAAGAACGATTTACTTGCATCACAACCTTCTTAGGtcaatttcccaaaaaaaaaaaaaaggaaccttCTTAGatcaaaagcaaaaggaaagAGAGACTCCACCCCGAACCTATTCAAAATAATCTCAGTTACAGGAGGAAAAAATCATAAAGAGGGAAACGAGCATACTGCTTTGCCAGCTGGACCGTTTGGAGGAGCATCTAAGACAAGCACCCCACTAACTCCTAGTTGTTCCACTGACTGATCAGGTGCAAACTTGATTCCTAATATCGGTCTTGTTACTTTCCCAAACTTCACCAACTGGTCAACAATGCCACCTACCTACGGAATGTACACGAATGTAGATAAAGTGATTCATCCAAAagcaagggagagagagagagcattttcTATTTCCTCACCAATTCCAAATGATGCCTTAATACAGACCATCACCTGTAAAATCTTACGGAAGGAAAACGGCCAAAGTAATAACCTACCGTGTCAACTGGAATTGAAAAACCAACACCAGAGGATGCACCAGAAGGAGAGTATATAGCTGTATTTATCCCAATAAGGTTTCCCGAACTATCAAGAAGTGGCCCACCACTATTGCCGGGGTTGATGGCAGCATCTGTCTGGATAACATCCTGGATTGGACGTCCAGTAGCAGCAGAACTGATTTCTCTTCTAAGCCCACtacaaagtacttaaaaatgcATTAATAAGATGTGAACCTTGACAAAACCACAGGCCAATATAATCATAACATGTATCCATATCAAAGGAGGGCAATAATACAGATGGAACTGACAAGTTAATCGGTAGGCTTCAGTTTTCCTACTTTATCCTGGTAAATTGAATAAATTCTGCATTTTTCTTTGTTAGTTGATTGCAATTACAAACTTTCCTGATCTCAGTAGTCACTGTATCATGTGTACATCAATTGCTACTTGGAGATGGCTCTGAAGTGCAAACAAAAAGAATACAGACCAGGCACCAAAAtcttaagggaaaatgacggccaaggacgtgtttgataattaataccctctaaggacattttcagtattaacaaatgtactcaaatgttctcagcatgtccttgacgggtattaattatcaaaacacgtcctgggccgtcattttcccaaatcttAACAGTTACGAAACAATGGAAAGCTTGCCCTCTAATGGACCTTACTTACGTCAGTCTCTTCTTTCGTTATGCTGGACAGGTCAACAACATGTATACAGTTTTGTTTTGGCAGCATTTCATGATTTCTCCAGACTTCGTTCTGGATTGAAATGAAGTTACTTTTTAGCAACATTTTTTACCAACACAGCACAAGTTCTCACAAGACCAAATCTGAACAGTTCCGCTAAAAATTCTAAACTTCGAACTGATTCACGGACAATTTGGATCCAATTAAACTATGCAATTCAACTTACTGCACAATCAACATACCTGATGACACCAGTTGTAAGTGTATGGTCAAGTCCAAACTGCAGAAGCATTCAGGTAGAAGTCAAAAGAGACAAATTGGTGTGACAATTAGGTTCACCAAAATATATACTATCAGTATATAAATATCATAATTTCCCTTAGTGGCTCATAGGCCAGTTTGAAGGTAACAAGAGAAAATTACTATACAGCAAGCATCATTAATCTTGATGATCCATCCCTGACTACATCTGGCAGTTAGATAAGGCTATTCTCCCACCAAAATGATGTAAACCAATTTATGCCTCTCAATTTAcatttttgtgttttaattttctaagGTCCTAGATTCTTCATGTTCCCATCTAGAGATCCTTAACACCATACCGATCACAAGTGAAAAAGTTAATCaattaaatgacccaataatAAGCACAAATGGAAAATTTGATGGAGAAGTAGAAGCAGAACAGAAGAGGGGGAAAAAGCTGGGCATACTCACAGGGTTTCCAATGGCATATACTTTCTGGCCTACAAGCAAGTCAGCCGACACACCAACAGGTATAGGTCTCAGTTTGTTTCTGGGTGCATCAACGTGCAATACGGCAACATCCTTATCTTGGTCGTATCCAACAATTTTTGCATCATAAGTTGTCTGGTCACCAAGAGTGACCCTGAACAGAATCAACGCTAAATCAATATTACATTAAGCATCTTATAAAATATAAGTTTCGATAAGTAATCATTAAGTTCATTACGTTTATAAATGATTTGAAGAAATATTTAGACAAGATTAAAGGTACTAGGTCATCAAGTTTAGACATCTATGATCCTAATGGAATCATGCATCTCAGAAGACggaaaacaaaatttatacACGTATAATGGCAGcaaataactttaaaaaaagtGTAAAGCAAAGAAAAAGGTAAAATCAAGAAAACAGGAATGACGTGAAGATACAGTTATAGTATGTACAAAATAGTTCCCAGATATCCAATACCAGCTCCGCTCAACTAAACAAGTAAGGAGGAAGAAATCTGGTAGCATATTTTGCTTCACAAAAGTCTGGATCATGTTTTCACAGAGATGGAAAAATGCAAATATGGAAAAGCCTTGGAACATTCTACAATCACGCTAAGGGCTAATTTGAGAATATCTTTATCTAAATCCAAACAAAGGTAAGTGAGGCCTGATAATATGAGTCGATTTCTTTGACGAGGTAATAGGATTGGGGTATTTCAATAACTTGTAATTCTAATGAACATGGATCattattttatcttatttaATTGGTGTGAACCTAATTAAGTTATGTTTTACAGTCTCTATGGTTTTTTGAAGGCCCATAATATTCAAGTCAATCCAAATCTCAGAACTTTCCAATGTTTAATCTTAGTTATCATTCCTATCCCCAAATGTCAAAGAAGTCTTAGTTCTAGTTAAACTAGAagaattttgacaaaacaaaaccacaaaaaCTTTAGCAAATGGTTAACTGATGGAGTCGACATTTTgagaaatcaagtttattttggtgtgaatttgCCTAATTTTTTCAAGGGAGAAGTGCATCTTTCTCTTTCCCTTCTTCCCATAGACTATGCATGTGTTCTTATGTACAACCCTGGAGCAGCCCAAATATGAACACCAAGCCCCGCACCGCCcatgcccctctctctctctctctctctctctctctctctctctctctctcaatgtacATCTCTTCCCAGTCCTAGGCATCTGTTGCCTTCATGTTTTCGAAATGGACGTGTCAGCATTTAGTGTTGTGTTGTCTACAGCTGTCGGTGCTACTTCAGGTGAAACAGAAAAGGCAAACTAATCTCTCAAGAAAACCACTTCTTTTGCCTCTGATGGCCTGACCCTGATCTTTAGGCAGTCAAACATATCTCCGATTAAATAACTTCTGATAGTGCTTCATAGCAATCAAACTACTGTAGAAGTCTAGAACCTATCGCAATTCATGGAAAAAATAATTGAGGCCATAAAAACAAGGTGGAACTAGTATATGAAATTAGTCCAGAACTTTAAGAAACAAACATAAAGGAATATGCAAGAAAATGCATCATGCAAACGGAACAAAAGAAACCTACTTGACATCAGATGCACCACGAATCACGTGATAGTTTGTCACAATATGACCTTCTTTGTCCCAGACAAAACCTGATCCAGACCCTTGAGGCACCTCCAGCACATCCAATGTGAAAACATCCTGCCTAAACACACCCATTACAGCACATCAGGCGGCTCCAGGAAATTTTAACAGGGTGTTCATGAATTTCATTACCACTACTAGCTCCATTAACCAATTATATATCCACAAAAATTCGTATATTAGTGTGAATAATGCgaccaaaaaatacaaaagcaCATAAGACgaccaatttatttatttataatcaAAACATAATGAACCGAAACGAGAACTAGAAGTCGAGTCAAATTCAACACGATACGAAGCTAAGAACCGTACCGAGCAGCAAGATTGGTGATGTAGACAACGGAGGGCGTGTTGTCTTGAAAAAGACGAACCGTAGCGAGCTCGTCGGACTGAAGCTTCCTCGGCGTACCAACGACCAAGGCCGAAGCCAAATCGGCGTCGGCAACGAAGAGAGTGAAAGAGAGAGCTGCAGAGGCGCAGAGCACGAGCAAGGAATCCAGAGCAGCGCACGTGCGTTGGTCGGCGAGAGGATCGTTGTGAGGAGAGGAGGGGGTGCGGAGGGAAGCGGAGAGGAGAGAGGTGATgcggttgttgttgttgttagggTTTGTGTAGAGGAGGAgaggtttggagagagagggtttgggggaggttttagagagagagagggttggggAGGAGGAAGAGTGTGGGCAAATGAGTGAGGAATATGGTGCAGCCATTCCTCTACTGTGACAGCTgctgaggggagagagagaaattggacTTCTGTTACTGGCAGTTATATAGTTAACTTGCAGTACTTCATGTGTCCATTTTGTTTGTCTACTTTTTTATTCGGAACATGCTAACCGACGATAATATGTAAAAGAGTATCGATAaccgaaatatatatatatatatccagaGGGCCACTCCCCGAATTGTGAACGGCACCTCCGGG
Proteins encoded in this window:
- the LOC131304840 gene encoding carbonic anhydrase 2-like, producing the protein MSGMIISHFYKLLLIKPSQVCSPLVPMSTNGSCLSTSLSPLSQFSLLHQRATTNTAVFRPPVITARLNSTASPPPPVLIRSKPVFATAAPIVTPSRREDMGSSYEEAIVGLKKLLSVKGELAPVAAAKIQQITAELTTAGATKDSFNPVERVKNGFIYFKREKYEKNPVLHAELAKGQSPKFMVFACSDSRVCPSHVLDFQPGEAFVVRNVANMVPPYDKVKYSGVGAAVEYAVLHLKVENIVVIGHSSCGGIKGLMSFTFDGTSSTDFIEDWVKIGLPAKAKVKAECGDAPLPELCATCEKEAVNVSLGNLLTYPFVRDGLVKKTLALKGGYYDFVKGSFELWGLEFGLSPPLSVKDVATVLHWKL
- the LOC131304839 gene encoding protease Do-like 1, chloroplastic, which codes for MAAPYSSLICPHSSSSPTLSLSKTSPKPSLSKPLLLYTNPNNNNNRITSLLSASLRTPSSPHNDPLADQRTCAALDSLLVLCASAALSFTLFVADADLASALVVGTPRKLQSDELATVRLFQDNTPSVVYITNLAARQDVFTLDVLEVPQGSGSGFVWDKEGHIVTNYHVIRGASDVKVTLGDQTTYDAKIVGYDQDKDVAVLHVDAPRNKLRPIPVGVSADLLVGQKVYAIGNPFGLDHTLTTGVISGLRREISSAATGRPIQDVIQTDAAINPGNSGGPLLDSSGNLIGINTAIYSPSGASSGVGFSIPVDTVGGIVDQLVKFGKVTRPILGIKFAPDQSVEQLGVSGVLVLDAPPNGPAGKAGLLPTKRDAYGRLILGDIITSVNGKKVTNGSDLYRILDQCKVGEKVIVEVLRGDHIEKIPVLLEPKPNES